A window from Plasmodium cynomolgi strain B DNA, chromosome 7, whole genome shotgun sequence encodes these proteins:
- a CDS encoding DNAJ-like molecular chaperone protein (putative): protein MLNDIIFQVIIASFGVTIVNSDKIKFLQKFRYAIYVLILSFLLYKGIPWKRENFYTYLNITPNATKQEIQTAYRQAAKIYHPDKNPDESADSSFIKLKQAYDILTDDMRRSNYNRFGDYKNGNVCGLMLLAISREVDDNTATLLICLSLVQHTMFFIIGYFLSYPRKLMFARQIFLVYNIASFCFELQFRFIEDDTTFDWLPSIGYLLPYEKIKLLRMLFPIVFFISICSSAYTYTDRNATLIYLMRSILATNRIVFERSNDVIESTNYLKKNGEQLVSKLQEMRKAVEDGKSAQAKIKDEEQKDERECLEDGKKDPKDQNNTDDKLRENVKEFALTLDSHQMGLLEKCFELMKNKNTKDKKNQKKSWFEFFSMQMIFGIIFVYIWLTT, encoded by the exons ATGCTAAACGATATTATATTTCAAGTTATTATTGCTTCTTTTGGAGTTACAATAGTCAACAgcgataaaataaaatttcttcaaaagtTCA gaTATGCCATCTacgttttaattttgtcctttttgctATACAAGGGAATACCCTGGAAGAGGGAAAATTTCTACACCTACTTGAATATCACGCCCAATGCAACGAAGCAGGAAATACAGACCGCCTACAGGCAGGCGGCGAAAATATATCACCCC GACAAAAACCCGGACGAGTCGGCCGACTCCTCATTTATAAAGTTAAAACAGGCATACGACATCTTGACTGACGACATGAGGAGGAGCAACTACAACCGCTTCGGGGATTACAAGAATGGTAACGTCTGCGGGTTGATGCTTTTAGCCATCAGTC GTGAAGTTGACGACAATACAGCCACATTGCTGATATGCCTTTCGTTGGTCCAGCACACCATGTTTTTCATCAtaggatattttttatcgtatCCACGCAAATTGATGTTCGCAAGACAA atatTTCTGGTGTACAACATAGCTAGCTTCTGCTTCGAACTACAGTTCCGATTTATCGAAGACGACACGACATTCGACTGGCTACCCTCGATAGGATATCTACTGCCatatgagaaaataaaattacttAGGATGTTATTCcccatcgttttttttatcagcATATGTTCCTCAGCGTACACGTACACAGACAGGAATGCTACGTTGATTTATTTAATGCGATCCATTTTGGCGACCAACAGAATCGTTTTCGAAAGATCAAATGACGTCATTGAGTCGACTAactatttaaagaaaaatggagaacagCTGGTTTCCAAGTTACAGGAAATGAGGAAAGCTGTTGAAGATGGCAAATCTGCGcaggcaaaaataaaagacgAGGAACAGAAGGACGAAAGGGAGTGCTTGGAAGATGGTAAAAAAGACCCCAAGGACCAAAATAATACAGACGATAAGCTGcgcgaaaatgtgaaggagTTTGCCTTAACCCTCGATTCGCACCAAATGGGTTTACTTGAAAAGTGCTTTGAACTCATGAAGAATAAGAACACCAAGGACAAGAAGAACCAGAAGAAGTCCTGGTTCGAGTTCTTCTCCATGCAGATGATCTTCGGCATTATATTCGTGTACATCTGGCTCACCACG
- a CDS encoding hypothetical protein (putative), with amino-acid sequence MFPFRWGKKDKPEKELLENYKLQGDKKEHIIKWGHKKNQAEKNANKEKRTPIKFKAPEGGKNKKKKGSFFSFSRFNFFGKSKRKRTPRAAQRSPKEEPPQRKEVKGLIKKFEAAKGEAKGAEKETAKGAAKEAAKETARGTSNVGKAKVPTQTSAIKADPQRSGVHTAPIVNEGQFEVLTEEEKKSIEVASLIEGSSNGDSSETDRDGKDDSVEKDVPAKEKSAYLVKKQKSGINLSQNKELLMQKSNLLEGSCQIDKKKSYPPKKKNDENDLVITPKASTDADPGKEVQTKKSILKNIIKMPLSFASKSFKKDISETKKESVKLGGGENQRREGENAGTKKGALKSKGTTDSIHLQKSDHDKGDVSPCEEIDAKSEDSNYSGKMNFNNFIPNFKLNSKKNATLRSNKKNATPMISSKLKMNKKNSNIGSSFEQADDPENAKMEESTLTRQDIQEKKKNLVGRAKLMEKNLHRRKEAPQEDGANNIHRKMTKDIFEGEGIFFNLFPPLLLTENSFDICPISPIEDIIEVIYSICNNNKEEAIAKLKMCKENNEKCSNVLKITLDKLNGTEDSVLSNLTKNM; translated from the exons ATGTTTCCCTTCCGCTGGGGAAAGAAAGACAAGCCGGAAAAGGAACTCCTGGAAAACTACAAACTCCAGGGggacaaaaaggagcacaTCATTAAAtgggggcacaaaaaaaaccaGGCAGAAAAGAATGCGaacaaggagaaaaggaCCCCCATCAAATTTAAGGCCCcggaaggagggaaaaataagaaaaagaagggctCCTTTTTTAGCTTCTCGagattcaattttttcggAAAgtccaaaaggaaaaggactCCCAGGGCGGCACAAAGGAGCCCCAAGGAGGAGCCGCCGCAGAGGAAGGAGGTGAAGGGGCTCATCAAAAAGTTCGAGGCTGCGAAGGGGGAAGCGAAGGGGGCAGAGAAGGAAACCGCGAAAGGAGCAGCGAAGGAGGCAGCGAAGGAAACCGCGAGAGGAACAAGCAATGTGGGGAAAGCCAAAGTGCCTACACAAACGAGCGCCATAAAGGCTGACCCCCAAAGGAGCGGCGTTCACACCGCGCCAATCGTAAATGAAGGGCAGTTTGAAGTCCTaacggaggaggaaaaaaaatccatcgAGGTGGCTTCCCTGATAGAAGGATCTTCCAATGGTGACAGCTCCGAGACAGATAGGGATGGCAAAGATGACTCAGTCGAGAAGGACGTCCCCGCAAAGGAAAAGTCTGCCTATTTAGTTAAGAAACAAAAGAGTGGCATAAACCTGAGCCAGAATAAAGAACTTTTAATGCAAAAATCGAACCTTTTGGAAGGGAGTTGCCAAAtagacaagaaaaaaagttaccccccaaaaaagaagaatgatGAGAATGACCTCGTGATTACTCCCAAGGCAAGTACAGACGCAGACCCAGGAAAGGAagtgcaaacaaaaaaatcgatcctaaaaaatatcataaaaatgccACTCTCTTTTGCATCTAAGAGTTTCAAAAAGGACATTTCagagacaaaaaaggaatcagTCAaattggggggaggggaaaatcaAAGACGGGAAGGGGAGAACGCAGGGACGAAGAAAGGTGCGCTCAAGTCCAAGGGCACTACTGATTCGATCCACTTGCAAAAAAGCGACCACGATAAGGGTGATGTCTCCCCCTGCGAAGAGATCGACGCCAAATCGGAAGACTCCAACTACAGCGGGAAAATGAactttaacaattttattcCCAATTTTAAACtaaacagtaaaaaaaatgccaccCTGAGatcgaacaaaaaaaacgccacTCCGATGATTAGCAGTAAGctcaaaatgaacaaaaaaaatagcaacatTGGAAGCAGCTTTGAACAAGCAGATGATCCagaaaatgccaaaatggaggaatCTACCCTCACACGCCAGGACATAcaagagaagaagaaaaatctcGTAGGACGAGCTAAACTGATGGAGAAGAATTTACACAGGAGAAAAGAAGCACCACAGGAAGACGGGGCCAATAATATACACCGTAAAATGACAAAGGATATTTTCGAAGGGGAGGGGATTTTCTTCAATCTCTTCCCGCCTCTTCTGCTAACCGAAAATTCCTTCGACATATG CCCAATATCACCTATCGAGGACATCATAGAAGTTATTTATTCAATTTGCAATAACAATAAAGAGGAGGCAATTGCGAAGCTGAAAATGTGCAAGGAGAACAACGAGAAG TGTTCCAACGTGCTAAAGATAACCTTGGATAAGCTAAATGGGACAGAGGATTCCGTGCTCTCTAATTTGACCAAGAACATGTAA
- a CDS encoding nucleosome assembly protein 1 (putative), which translates to MKRDRSENSVENTTDPKHSKIDNDDPLIPFMKDFEDIQKDIEQLDIKCAHEQMNIQKQYDEKKKPLFEKRDEIIEKVPCFWANTLRKHPALSDIVPEDIDILNCLVKLDLKDNMDNNGSYKITFTFNEKAKEYMEPLTLVKHVTFDNNQEKVVECTRIKWKDGKNPIAAVSNNRSDLDNEMPKWSIFEWFTTEELQDKPDVGELIRREIWHNPLSYYLGLEDFDDFDEDFDEEFDDEDDDDDDDEDDEDDDEEDDKDDDDDEKDDDDMDGDDDGKEDENDD; encoded by the exons atgaagagagaTCGATCCGAAAATTCAGTTGAAAATACAACCGACCCTAAGCACTC AAAAATTGACAACGATGACCCCCTGATACCGTTCATGAAAGATTTCGAAGaca TCCAAAAGGACATCGAGCAGCTCGACATCAAATGTGCGCACGAGCAGATGAACATCCAGAAGCAGTAtgatgagaagaagaagccttTGTTCGAAAAGAGAGACGAAATAATCGAGAAGGTCCCCTGCTTCTGGGCAAACACCCTGAGGAAGCATCCAGCACTAAGTGACATAGTCCCAGAAGATATCGACATTCTCAACTGTCTAGTGAAACTGGATTTGAAGGATAACATGGATAATAATGGCTCCTACAAAATTACGTTCACGTTTaatgaaaaggcaaaggaaTATATGGAACCTCTAACTCTCGTCAAACATGTCACATTTGATAATAATCAAGAAAAAGTAGTTGAATGTACTCGAATTAAATGgaaagatggaaaaaatccAATAGCAGCTGTATCGAATAATAGATCCGATTTAGATAATGAAATGCCCAAGTGGTCTATTTTCGAATGGTTTACTACAGAGGAGTTACAAGATAAACCAGATGTAGGTGAATTGATACGAAGAGAAATATGGCATAATCCCTTGTCTTATTATTTAGGCCTTGAAGATTTTGACGATTTCGATGAAGACTTTGATGAAGAATTtgatgatgaggatgatgatgatgacgatgatgaggatgatgaggatgatgatgaggaggacgataaggatgatgacgatgatgagaaGGACGATGACGACATGGATGGAGATGATGACGGGAAGGAGGACGAGAATGATGACTAG
- a CDS encoding tRNA-dihydrouridine synthase A (putative) — PKLNTQKSHPVVGTYYLDGDHNRANLHKRGKEKLWHGGKAKRNVYCFSKKSIRRHQKLLKQNRRTMTSMSVATERNVEEGIHLCGDQEFKLEDISTCVSEIFEKKKCENIPFIQVAPMINVTNRHFRALVRTITRRAQLWTEMIVDNTLLYNLDNLEEHLGFNSNEHPVVCQLGGSDATSLAEAAVLVEQAGYDEINLNVGCPSTKVANKGAFGAYLMKKPELVRSIVYEIKRKVHIPVSVKIRTGVDDCDSFPFLRSFVECVSSVGCTHFIVHARKAWLKGLDPKQNRSVPPLEYHKVYTLCQLYPYLKFTLNGGVKTVEEAVALLNGYLPRKDKFDSEKTYVQVQNYHVNPLNGVMLGRACMENTTVLSQTDQLVYNEKPPHTAFSRRTVLDAYKSYLEENSSLCSLSSAFELLKPILGILKGMPGHRIFRNKLDMYIRSYASTLPCSGILEKAMMDVDAVAPGCLDLPLADYKLQQEYIKNY, encoded by the coding sequence CCAAAGCTGAACACGCAAAAGAGCCATCCTGTCGTTGGGACATACTACCTAGATGGTGACCACAACAGGGCGAATTTACATAAAcgtgggaaggaaaaattatggCATGGTGGAAAAGCTAAGAGGAACGTTTACTGCTTTAGCAAGAAGTCCATTCGTCGTCACCAGAAGttattaaaacaaaacaggaGAACTATGACCAGCATGTCAGTAGCAACAGAAAGGAACGTGGAGGAGGGCATACACCTGTGCGGTGACCAAGAGTTCAAATTAGAAGATATATCCACCTGTGTTAGcgaaatttttgaaaaaaaaaaatgtgaaaatattccATTTATACAAGTTGCCCCCATGATAAATGTCACCAATAGACATTTCCGGGCGTTAGTAAGGACCATCACAAGAAGGGCCCAATTGTGGACAGAAATGATTGTGGACAATACTTTGCTGTACAATCTGGACAATTTAGAAGAACACCTAGGTTTTAACTCCAATGAGCACCCAGTCGTTTGCCAGTTGGGTGGATCTGATGCCACATCCCTCGCGGAAGCAGCCGTGCTAGTGGAACAAGCGGGTTAcgatgaaataaatttgaatGTAGGCTGTCCAAGTACCAAGGTAGCTAACAAGGGAGCCTTTGGAGCATACTTGATGAAAAAACCGGAGCTTGTACGAAGTATAGTAtacgaaattaaaagaaaagttCACATTCCTGTGTCTGTAAAAATTAGGACAGGGGTTGATGATTGTgattctttcccctttctgaGATCCTTTGTTGAATGTGTTTCCTCAGTAGGATGCACTCATTTTATTGTACACGCAAGAAAAGCCTGGTTGAAAGGATTGGACCCGAAGCAGAATAGGTCTGTACCCCCATTGGAGTACCACAAGGTGTACACCCTCTGTCAGTTATATCCCTATTTGAAATTTACCCTAAATGGGGGGGTCAAAACGGTGGAGGAAGCTGTGGCTTTGCTAAATGGCTACCTACCTAGGAAAGACAAATTTGATAGCGAAAAAACCTATGTGCAAGTGCAAAACTATCATGTGAATCCTCTCAATGGGGTTATGCTTGGACGAGCCTGCATGGAAAACACCACCGTTTTGTCCCAAACGGATCAGCTGGTCTACAATGAGAAGCCCCCCCACACGGCGTTCAGCAGAAGAACTGTGTTAGATGCATACAAATCTTATTTGGAGGAAAACTCCTCCCTGTGTAGCTTATCAAGCGCGTTTGAACTGTTAAAGCCAATTTTGGGCATCCTTAAGGGCATGCCTGGCCATCGAATTTTTAGGAACAAACTGGATATGTACATCAGGAGTTATGCCTCCACCTTGCCATGTTCAGGCATTTTGGAGAAGGCCATGATGGACGTGGACGCCGTGGCCCCCGGCTGCCTCGACCTACCCCTGGCTGACTACAAGTTGCAGCAGGAGTACATCAAAAATTATTAG
- a CDS encoding gamma-glutamylcysteine synthetase (putative) yields MGFLKIGTPLSWEEVQKVKSLIRLYGILQFVHTYKCNKDRVDENIMFGDEIEYIVIRNDENFKESAALLCATDLIDEMMNLESVTYCQYGSHWTPEYSSFTIEGTPSVPFKFDINSSPFVEDCMRIRRIKLNNVLSAIMGEVRAITLPCFPNALLENSLLMAKRITQETGKRKGDRGKGAMGSGGDTLETPAIEHVKQKQAEKGQGEMVRQVITEGEYKITLNDSTQTYADEGKSTQFVNSDVVAQRNDDSLMQEMCGDEVGGADQADQADQADQADQADQAGHSNESNESKQANQASTPNQPIFINEAKENLLFECDLFKPEQTKNYSNSCLITDMVISPHARYVTLTKNIRKRRGTKIISFNEIYKDENTEKLPRWEHSLDKTDRRLFKKIKKKYVLDEHLIWNKSMTNKKRVEPIGLDFPPSGAEAASPAVVEASENPSAEDALPAPDNLIDEVIKNSLFSNLDDEKDHIYVYDRKFIQEYSEKCKNPIKNYVYLDAMFFGMSMCCQQVTMSFPTIDDAKYLYDQLAVIAPLFLALTASTPYLGGFLTETDTRWRVISNSVDCRTEEELAYISKPRYSGISLYISNELPLRKNYHFYNDIDVVLDKNVYDKLVKENVDDFLARHVASLFVRDPIVVFEGSYSERDIQSVEERMKGEMGSEMGNQNPINSVYLSDDFNFLEDYEETVLSSHQHFENFQSTNWNSVRFKPPPILSNHCNGTSSIGWRVEFRTPDIQITDFENASVVTLIMVLSKFILKEKLNLYIPMSMLEENLFRSGNRDAIFKEKFYFRRDLTYDTEDNEVEEKTLYDIFFNNHNGIFFLCSKYIEEQFREGLLSHAAKNKIDEYIEFVKLRCAGKICTGAAYLRNFIVNHPAYEKDSYINSRINYDICKLIADIGKGLIIPQELLGVFVDPYKERIKSDLRQINESQYVKSLAYKFISGEDYTQYLLLSEAIKDDQDYYTGTRRTNYEESSMDNNTLEFGKKLYQLSA; encoded by the exons atgggattCCTCAAAATTGGAACTCCATTAAGTTGGGAGGAAGTGCAAAAAGTAAAATCGCTAATCAGGTTATATGGCATACTCCAGTTTGTTCATACGTACAAATGTAACAAAGATCGAGTGGATGAAAATATCATGTTTGGAGACGAAATAGAATACATCGTTATtcgaaatgatgaaaattttaaagaatcTGCTGCTCTCTTATGTGCAACAGATTTAATTGATGAAATGATGAACTTAGAAAGTGTCACCTATTGTCAGTATGGATCACATTGGACTCCTGAATATTCCTCTTTCACCATTGAGGGCACACCCTCTGTTCCTTTCAAATTTGATATAAATTCATCACCCTTTGTTGAAGATTGCATGCGCATAAGGAGAATCAAACTCAACAATGTTCTCAGTGCCATTATGGGAGAAGTGCGGGCCATCACTTTGCCTTGCTTCCCAAACGCTCTCCTAGAAAATAGCCTACTTATGGCCAAAAGGATCACCCAAGAAACGGGCAAGAGGAAGGGTGACAGGGGGAAAGGTGCTATGGGTTCAGGTGGGGACACCTTGGAGACGCCAGCAATCGAACATGTGAAGCAAAAACAAGCGGAAAAGGGACAGGGAGAGATGGTCAGACAGGTCATCACGGAGGGAGAGTATAAAATCACGCTCAACGATAGCACGCAGACGTATGCGGACGAGGGGAAGTCTACCCAGTTTGTAAACTCGGATGTGGTTGCCCAAAGGAATGACGACTCGTTAATGCAGGAAATGTGCGGGGATGAAGTTGGCGGCGCGGACCAGGCGGACCAAGCGGACCAAGCGGACCAGGCGGACCAGGCGGACCAGGCGGGCCACTCGAATGAATCGAATGAATCAAAGCAGGCCAACCAGGCGAGCACGCCGAACCAACCCATCTTCATCAACGAGGCCAAGGAAAACCTCCTCTTCGAATGCGACCTGTTCAAACCTGAACAGACAAAGAACTACAGCAACAGCTGCCTCATCACCGACATGGTGATCAGTCCGCACGCCAGGTACGTCACTCTAACTAAGAACATAAGAAAACGAAGAGGGACCAAAATCATTTCATTTAACGAGATATACAAAGATGAGAACACAGAGAAGCTGCCCAGGTGGGAACACTCGCTGGACAAAACGGACAGGAGACTTttcaagaaaataaaaaaaaagtacgtcCTCGATGAGCACTTGATTTGGAACAAATCTATGACGAATAAGAAGAGAGTAGAACCCATCGGTTTGGATTTTCCTCCAAGTGGAGCAGAAGCGGCATCGCCAGCAGTGGTAGAAGCGTCAGAGAATCCCAGCGCAGAGGATGCTCTCCCCGCGCCAGACAACCTAATCGAtgaagtgataaaaaatagctTGTTTAGCAACTTGGACGACGAGAAGGACCACATCTACGTTTACGATCGGAAGTTTATCCAGGAGTACTCGGAGAAATGCAAGAAtccaattaaaaattatgtttacCTAGATGCAATGTTCTTCGGAATGAGCATGTGTTGTCAGCAAGTGACTATGTCCTTTCCAACTATAGATGACGCGAAGTATTTATATGACCAGCTAGCTGTTATCGCCCCCTTGTTCTTAGCCCTAACGGCATCAACCCCGTATTTAGGAGGATTTCTCACAGAGACGGACACTCGATGGAGAGTCATATCAAACAGTGTCGACTGTAGAACAGAAGAAGAACTAGCATACATTTCGAAGCCAAGATATTCAGGCATATCTTTGTACATTTCTAATGAGTTGCCACTTAGGAAGAACTACCATTTCTATAACGACATAGATGTGGTGttagataaaaatgtgtatgatAAATTGGTGAAAGAAAATGTGGATGATTTTTTAGCTAGACATGTTGCTTCTCTCTTCGTTAGGGACCCCATCGTAGTTTTTGAGGGTTCGTACAGTGAAAGGGATATACAGTCAGTTGAGGAGAGGATGAAGGGCGAGATGGGTTCCGAAATGGGA AACCAGAACCCCATCAACAGCGTGTACCTAAGCGATGACTTCAACTTTTTGGAGGACTACGAAGAGACGGTGTTGTCCTCCCATCAGCATTTTGAGAACTTCCAAAGTACCAATTGGAACAGCGTGAGGTTTAAGCCACCACCCATCCTGAGCAACCATTGCAATGGAACAAGTTCCATAGGATGGAGAGTAGAATTTCGCACACCAGATATTCAGATCACCGATTTTGAAAACGCATCAGTTGTTACGCTCATCATGGTATTGTCCAAATTTATCCTAAAGGAGAAGTTGAACTTATACATTCCGATGTCAATGTTGGAGGAAAATCTTTTCCGTTCCGGTAACAGAGATGCCATTTTCAAggagaaattttatttcagGAGAGATTTAACATATGATACGGAGGATAATGAAGTGGAGGAAAAGACtttatatgatattttttttaacaaccacaatggtatttttttcctttgctccAAGTATATTGAGGAGCAGTTCCGAGAGGGGTTACTCTCCCATGCAGCTAAGAACAAAATAGACGAGTACATTGAATTTGTGAAGCTGAGATGTGCTGGAAAAATCTGCACAGGTGCTGCGTATTTGAGAAACTTTATTGTGAATCACCCAGCGTATGAAAAGGATTCCTACATCAATAGCAGAATTAATTATGATATTTGCAAGCTGATAGCAGATATAGGGAAGGGGCTTATCATACCTCAGGAACTGCTGGGCGTGTTTGTGGACCCTTACAAGGAAAGAATTAAAAGTGATTTGAGGCAAATTAACGAAAGCCAGTATGTGAAGAGTTTGGCCTATAAGTTCATCTCCGGGGAAGACTACACGCAGTACCTGTTGTTGAGCGAGGCTATTAAGGATGATCAGGATTACTACACCGGTACGAGGCGAACCAACTACGAGGAGTCGTCCATGGATAATAACACGCTGGAGTTTGGGAAGAAGCTCTACCAGCTGAGTGCCTAG
- a CDS encoding DNA helicase (putative), with protein MAEGEVSGSPPRDLLNRYKSKYRKIDIDKAKGILQEHFGIAEFKEKQVECLNAIKNFKHVLNIMPTGGGKSLIYQVTPLLIEGISIVISPLISLMYDQTKSLKRKNIVAETINSSLNKKENEKILSLLKNYNNCDIKVLYVTPETATSEYFMIVLKQLYINVKIALISIDEVHCISTWGCDFRKSYRNLNKVLKACPYVRVYTCTATATKCVEKDIIVNLNLDGHLGEEAASRRAREKGPEQAKHNRKGHEGEGQQEQQKLEGEEQKGEEEQQQQGQTTYQTENQTGLASDNPIDIPSDTQSDAPSSRDPEGGTCNSLRIVRTSFNRPNLKYVIKKKSIFHIIQEKRNMDKIGIIYCFKRNTCDEISKYLREQGFQALSYHAGLTNSARKRIQEKWVNGNAKILVATIAFGMGIDRKDVSFIIHFNLPKSIENYYQESGRSGRNGNVSFCYLYYSKEDVERLSYIIRSSYSNLDMQDLTMQKKYEKEIYNLECVHNLCVQEKCVRSQILAHFGELPPPRGSSGSGNGDEDYCCSYCSDVKGSRHKIERVIKMYEEAHWNIQSNYNKTSGNHVNSFKNVLHKKKHKLSDYSDSDKERGLDQYKLTNKRIKGFVPFQSASSIISKDIRDKGIIEVMKELERREELMDNKLEERTPKIGKMTHSISQFTNVKKKPVFSSFKVPRKL; from the exons ATGGCGGAAGGCGAAGTGAGTGGGTCCCCCCCGCGCGACCTGCTGAACCGGTACAAAAGCAAGTACCGCAAAATAGACATCGACAAGGCGAAGGGCATCCTGCAGGAGCACTTTGGAATTGCAGAGTTCAAAGAAAAACAAGTAGAGTGTCTAAATGCAATTAAAAACTTCAAGCATGTCCTTAACATCATGCCAACAGGAGGAGGTAAATCACTCATCTACCAAGTAACCCCACTACTAATAGAAGGAATCAGCATAGTAATCAGTCCATTAATCTCCCTCATGTATGACCAAACAAAGTCattaaagagaaaaaatatagttgCAGAAACGATTAATAGTTCACtcaataaaaaagaaaatgaaaaaattttgagtcTTCTCAAAAACTACAATAATTGTGACATCAAGGTTTTATACGTAACCCCCGAGACAGCCACAAGTGAATATTTCATGATTGTCTTGAAACAGCTTTACATTAACGTAAAAATTGCTTTGATATCTATTGATGAGGTTCACTGTATAAGTACCTGGGGTTGTGACTTTAGGAAAAGCTATCGGAATTTGAACAAAGTTTTGAAGGCATGTCCCTACGTGCGTGTGTATACCTGCACGGCCACCGCTACCAAGTGCGTGGAGAAGGACATCATTGTGAACTTAAACTTGGATGGACACCTTGGGGAGGAGGCGGCCAGCAGGAGGGCCCGCGAAAAGGGGCCCGAGCAGGCGAAGCATAACCGGAAGGGGCacgagggggaggggcagcaggagcagcagaagctggagggggaggagcaaaagggggaggaggagcagcagcagcagggaCAGACTACTTACCAAACGGAGAATCAGACGGGCCTGGCGAGCGATAACCCGATTGATATACCCAGCGACACCCAGAGCGACGCCCCAAGCAGCCGCGACCCAGAGGGGGGCACCTGCAACTCGCTGCGAATCGTGCGCACGTCGTTCAACAGACCCAACCTGAAGTACGTCATT aaaaaaaaaagtatttttcacatcatccaggagaaaagaaatatggACAAAATAGGTATCATATACTGTTTTAAACGGAACACCTGCGATGAAATTTCCAAGTATTTAAGAGAGCAGGGGTTCCAAGCCCTGAGTTATCATGCCGGATTGACAAACAGCGCAAGGAAGAGAATACAAGAAAAATGGGTCAacggaaatgcaaaaattttagtgGCCACCATAGCATTTGGCATGGGTATAGACAGAAAGGATGTCTCCTTTATTATTCACTTTAATTTACCCAAGTCgatagaaaattattatcaagAATCTGGACGTTCTGGTCGAAACGGAAACGTTTCCTTCTGTTACCTGTACTACTCTAAAGAGGATGTAGAGAGACTCTCCTACATCATTCGAAGCAGCTACTCCAACTTGGATATGCAGGACCTCACCATGCAGAAGAAGTACGAAAAGGAGATATACAATCTCGAGTGCGTGCATAATTTGTGTGTCCAGGAGAAGTGCGTGCGTTCGCAAATCCTGGCGCACTTCGGTGAGCTCCCTCCCCCCAGGGGTAGTAGCGGTAGTGGCAACGGCGACGAAGATTACTGCTGCTCGTACTGTTCCGATGTGAAGGGCTCGAGGCACAAAATTGAGAGAGTCATTAAAATGTACGAGGAGGCACATTGGAACATCCAATCCAACTATAACAAAACGAGTGGTAACCACGTGAACTCCTTCAAGAACGTCCTCCACAAAAAGAAGCATAAGCTAAGTGACTACTCCGACTCGGACAAGGAACGTGGGCTAGATCAATATAAACTAACAAACAAAAGGATTAAAGGGTTTGTTCCCTTCCAAAGTGCATCATCCATAATTTCGAAGGACATCCGAGATAAGGGCATCATTGAAGTTATGAAGGAGTTGGAGAGAAGGGAAGAGCTCATGGACAACAAGCTGGAGGAGCGGACCCCCAAAATCGGGAAAATGACGCATTCCATTTCTCAATTCACTAATGTGAAAAAGAAGCCcgtgttttcttcctttaagGTTCCCCGCAAGTTGTGA